Within the Fundulus heteroclitus isolate FHET01 unplaced genomic scaffold, MU-UCD_Fhet_4.1 scaffold_82, whole genome shotgun sequence genome, the region CTGGATTTGTCAGACTCAGCTGCTCATAAATGGAGATTGATTccgatgtaaaaaaaaataaaaaatttggcAAGGATATTTGCAGTGCTCACCATGCACTACCTTGCAAAGTATTCATAACTAGTcaattatttcacattttatcccTTTACAACCAAAAACCTTAATATATTTTACTGAGACATTATGTGGTAGATAAACATAAATATGAAGTAGAAACAGAAGCACACAAGTTTTCAAATtgtctacaaataaaaatctacagAAATGTGgtttacatttgtatttagaCAACCAGAGCATATATCTTTCTCTGCATTTATGGCTGCAACTCTTCGGGGGTATATGTCTACCAGCATTGCATATCTAGAGATATTCTTCTTTCTTCTATGCCTGCAATCCTTGGTTAGGCCTTCTTTTGTGTGCTAACTCGTTATCGCTCCTCTGTTGGTCCAAAAAGTGTTACttaagttttacttttattcagCTTAGGTCAGGAAACGTTGcagatgttttgagttaattaggtGACTATGGTGCGATGCCATAAGTTTCACATATTTCCAATCCAATTCGGTTGTTTTCCCAGAAGcttaacatttcctttttttatacatttttgtcctatgcaatattcaaattttcagagacactgaattttaggttttcattatctgtaagccataactATTAACATTTCAGGAAATGAAGACTATTTCACTGTACATTGAATGActttttatattatgttatgtgactttcactttctgaaatgttaCAAAAATCTTGAAATATATGACAATATTCTAATTCTTTTAGATTTATCagaataattattttacatgttgctTCGAGTCTTTTGTTTTCGATGCAACATCTGCTGCCTCCTCAGTTCGTGCCTCTCTGATTGACAGCACTGAGACAGAAAGGCCAGAGCTGCTGAGCCACTTCAGGCCTCTGGGGTTTCTGCAGCGATGTCAGTGTGACACCTTATCCATGGGATTCAGAAACGGGATGTGATCGATAATGGGCTGTGAAAGCACGGGGGTGGGGACATGAGCCAGACTGAGGGGGATTGAAGTGGAGTAGTTCAGCGCTGCCACTGACAATTAGAAAGATAGTCAAGTTGATAAGAGAGTGTCATCCCTCATTCATCAGTTCCTATTTTACCAAACCTCTTTCATGCTCACTTACAGTATATCAAggaaagaaataatttttttattaaatcttcaTATGTCACCTTTCTTTATGCTTTCAGAATATGTGGACAGCAGCATCCAGTACATAGCGCCCTTCATTTCAGTGACGGTTTGCAGCATCTTCTGCGTGATTCTTGTCTTCTGCTACTTCAGGTACAACACTTCTCTTATCCACAAACAGTGTAAACAAAAGCATGCTCACTTATTCTGACAATTTTACACTCATCCCAACTCCTCTCTGTGGCAGATATAAGCAACAGAGATCCCGGCCGCCCTACAGTATCGATCTCGAGCAGGATGAGACGTACATTCCTCCTGGGGAGACTCTCAGGGATCTGATAGAGCACTCCCGCAGCGCAGGCTCCGGGTCTGGATCAGGACTCCCTCTGctggtacaaaaaaaagaagaaaaaaaaaacatcctcagaTGGGTTTAGATGTTGAAACATGGGCTGAAACTATTCATCTGGCAAGATAAGGGAAACGTTCATTCAATGAGTGGTCTGCTTAGGTCCTGATATCTGTTAAAAGTGATGCAACACATTGTGCAGAAGTCTTGTTTTGCAGGATTAGCACACCCTTGCATTATAAAATATgttacaaaatattaatttgagaGCTTGCCACTGTAAAACCACTCATAAAAATCACTGAACACATGCTTTCCAAGACAAATTGTATTAATTTCTTCTTATTCAAGGAAAGAAAAGGATTTGTCAAATAGTTCCTTGCAAAGCTTCCATGCAACTTGAACCTTTTCATATCTTGCCACAAAACAAGAACAATCTGGAGGGTGTTtaactgggattttttttttttttgtgggataACAACATGAAGTATCACATAACTGTAAATCTAAAAGAACATTATGCATAGCCCATTTTACTCTGacacccttaaataaaatccacctgATCCAGGTGCGTACAAAAGACATCATATTAGTGAATTTCTGTGATTAAATCTTTCTgtgagaaagttgtggagaagtttaagaTAGAGTTAGTTCAATTCAACAATATCCCAGACTTTGAACACTGTTCAATTCATCACCCAAAAACGAAAAGCTATGGCACAACTGGAAACCTAGCaagacatggaggtccatctAAACTGACAGACCAGGAGAGGTAAATCTGGAGGATCTGCTGAGATCCACAAATAAGGGGAAAAATCTTTAGACGGATGTATTAGCTGTGAATGCCATGAATCTGACCTTCATGGAGAAGGCCATGGTTGAAAGATTTTCATAAAGAATCCCATTggaagtttgccacaagccatctagggaacacagcaaacaggtgaAAGAAGTAGGATCACACATCAACCTGACTCATttgtggcagtatcatgctgtggagagGCTTTCCTTCAGTAGGAATAGGCTGGATAGGAAGGtcgatggagctaaatattagTTAATCCTAGAAGATAATCTCAAATCTGGAAAACAACCTGAGACTGGGATAGagattttaatgttgattttttttttttttaagatttatgaTGACCTTTTCTGATAAAGCCTACAGCTGCATGCATCACACCTGTTCACAAATACGAGCTGATTTGTGAGATAAAAACTGATTTCCATCCACAGACTGTCATtgtgtcattattattattactgctgttgttgttttgtgttgttttagtttatttttacaatatCACAGAACTATTATATATGacttaacaatttttttaaaatgtactaaAAATGTTATGCAATATGCTAAAAGCTAGTCATACATATTTTGACTAATAGAAGATACACAGACTCTCTGTGAGTGTTTGGATTGGCCCCTTGTGTTGTGTAGGCACAACCTGTCAATGTTATCCATACAACCAGATCAAAACGTATTGAAATGCtaaaatggtccagtcaaagtccagacccaagtCTAATTGAGAATCAGTGCCAGACTTGgaaactgctgttcacagatgctttACGTTCAATCTAATAGAATTTCTACATGTGCAAATTTTGTGGAGAAAAGCCCCAAAAGACTTGTGGCTATAATGGGAGATGAAGGTATTGTGTTATGCTAAGAAACATTAACTGGtggattttagatttttagcagatttgaaaaaatttttccttccacttcattaTTTGGACTACTGGTTTATTACATGAAATTCCCTCAACACACATTGAGGTTTGTAGATATAACTCAACAACCTGTGAAAAAGTTCTAGAGGTAGGGATACTTTTGAAGTAAGCAATAGAAAAATAAGATGTTTATTGTGTATTTTGCTGAAAGGTTCAGCGAACCATCGCCAAGCAGATTCGGATGGTTAAACAAATCGGAAAAGGCCGATACGGAGAAGTCTGGATGGGCAAATGGAGAGGGGAGAGAGTGGCTGTGAAAGTTTTCTTCACAACCGAGGAGGAGAGCTGGttcagagaaacagaaatgtatcaGACCTTCCTGATGAGGCATGACAACATACTGGGTAGGTCATAGAGCTTAAATCACATGTTTTGTTTCTCCCTTCTCTCATTCCTCCTGTCTTGTCTGCAGGATTCATCGCAGCCGACATTAAAGGAACCGGCTCCTGGACTCAGCTCTACCTGATTACAGACTACCATGAGAACGGATCCCTGTACGACTACCTGAAGTCCAACACCTTAGATGTCAGCGGTTTGCTGAAGCTGGCTTATTCCTCCATCTCAGGCCTCTGCCACCTGCACACAGAGATCTACGGCACACAGGGCAAACCTGCCATAGCGCACCGAGACctaaagagcaaaaacatcctGGTGAAAAAGAATGGTTTCTGCTGTATAGCCGACCTGGGGCTTGCTGTCAAGTTTAACAGGTACAGGAGGCCTTTTAGGGTCCTTGACCTTTTGTTTTGATGCATTCTGTTGGAAGGAAGAAGAAGCACATGTTGAAGCATATTTATGTTGTCATTGTGCCTTTCAGTGACACCAATGAGGTAGACATACCTCCTAACCTACGAGTTGGAACCAAACGCTACATGCCACCTGAAGTGCTGGACGAGACCCTGAATAGAACCACCTTCCAGTCCTTCATCATGGCCGACATGTACAGTTTTGGCCTCATTCTTTGGGAGATGGCGCGGCGTTGCACCTCTGGAGGTCAGAACAACTTATTCGCTTTTCATCACAATATATtcagatgttttattgtttttgatgACTGATGCTCCTGGATTTTCCTACAGGTGTTGTTGAAGAGTATCAGCTTCCATACCATGACCTTGTGTCCACCGACCCTTCGTATGAAGACATGAGGGAAGTGGTCTGCATTAAGAAGGAAAGACCTTTGATTGC harbors:
- the LOC105930802 gene encoding bone morphogenetic protein receptor type-1B, with the translated sequence MVVAVWLPAEWAWQAVLLVAGLASPSCSSDANLLDAMLLGSGWKGGSNRPVEDSSDTAPVLPENLLRCHCSPRCPDGSVNNTCTTNGFCFTMIKDVERGHAARSAGCLLHSSFPCTDTQNARSRRAIECCKDHDYCNRNLSPMLPPLVTSEYVDSSIQYIAPFISVTVCSIFCVILVFCYFRYKQQRSRPPYSIDLEQDETYIPPGETLRDLIEHSRSAGSGSGSGLPLLVQRTIAKQIRMVKQIGKGRYGEVWMGKWRGERVAVKVFFTTEEESWFRETEMYQTFLMRHDNILGFIAADIKGTGSWTQLYLITDYHENGSLYDYLKSNTLDVSGLLKLAYSSISGLCHLHTEIYGTQGKPAIAHRDLKSKNILVKKNGFCCIADLGLAVKFNSDTNEVDIPPNLRVGTKRYMPPEVLDETLNRTTFQSFIMADMYSFGLILWEMARRCTSGGVVEEYQLPYHDLVSTDPSYEDMREVVCIKKERPLIANHWSSDECLRQMGKLMSECWAHNPASRLTALRLKKTLARLLETQDIKM